One window of Pseudomonadota bacterium genomic DNA carries:
- a CDS encoding tetratricopeptide repeat protein has protein sequence MTASSGNHWPTVFCHHAAALLCTALVLLCALPATAQEDKPRKFTPREAAELRYADKLVQRGYQYMAGGRWKLARKDFREAIKSTTIVYGDNTARNAELYVLIGRTYYTQATAETRRDPGPMTTAREAYAKAIEIYESLPPPQNEALLDTYMHYGDLLQVASSHEAAREQYLNGWDLLVEKTSERAANDYFRQALNLLDLRPRKGYRSSDDQIVWFTFEISADGRIRDIEDKGSKAGRKLMNDMRTILDRARFRPRIVAREPSAMRGYLKLRFPSDGSRPQDLPDGA, from the coding sequence GTGACCGCATCGTCCGGCAACCACTGGCCGACCGTCTTCTGCCACCATGCAGCTGCCCTGCTCTGCACAGCTCTCGTCCTGCTCTGCGCGTTGCCCGCCACTGCTCAAGAGGACAAGCCGAGGAAGTTCACGCCCCGGGAGGCAGCCGAGTTGCGCTACGCCGACAAGCTCGTCCAGCGCGGCTATCAGTACATGGCAGGAGGACGCTGGAAGCTGGCCCGGAAGGATTTTCGCGAGGCGATCAAGTCCACCACCATCGTCTACGGTGACAACACGGCGCGAAACGCCGAACTGTACGTACTCATCGGTCGGACATACTACACGCAGGCCACCGCGGAGACTCGCCGCGACCCAGGCCCCATGACCACGGCACGCGAAGCCTACGCCAAGGCCATCGAAATCTACGAGTCGCTACCACCGCCGCAGAACGAAGCGCTCCTGGACACCTACATGCACTACGGGGATTTGCTGCAGGTAGCCTCGTCCCACGAGGCGGCACGCGAACAGTACCTAAACGGCTGGGACCTTCTGGTGGAGAAGACAAGCGAACGCGCCGCCAACGACTATTTCCGCCAAGCCTTGAATCTCTTGGATCTGCGGCCCAGGAAGGGTTATCGCTCCTCCGACGATCAGATCGTATGGTTCACCTTCGAGATATCCGCCGATGGCCGCATTCGCGACATCGAGGACAAGGGCTCGAAGGCAGGCAGAAAGCTGATGAACGACATGAGGACCATTCTCGATCGCGCTCGCTTCCGACCGCGCATCGTCGCCCGCGAGCCCAGCGCGATGCGCGGTTATCTAAAGCTGCGCTTCCCCTCCGACGGCAGCCGCCCGCAAGATCTCCCCGATGGCGCCTAG